One genomic region from Acaryochloris thomasi RCC1774 encodes:
- a CDS encoding alpha/beta fold hydrolase, which yields MSDTELHQNLEHRFIVSNGVKLHYVTQGKGPLMLMLHGFPECWYSWRHQIPAFAQEYKVVALDLRGYNESEKPADVNAYRMPELIKDVRDVIEGLGYDDCILVGHDWGGFIAWCFAYAHPEMLQKLIVMNLPHPAKFAEALRNNPRQMLRSWYISFFQVPMLPELMLRANDYDAIASAFADRATNKNAFTPEDLAVFKDAAARRGALTAMINYYRSNTRTFTSQDWDVLEVPTLLLWGEDDFALGKELTYGTEAYVRDLQLHYLSHCSHWIQQEQPDLVNQYMRGFLISGNG from the coding sequence ATGTCTGACACTGAACTACATCAGAATCTTGAGCATCGTTTCATTGTCAGCAATGGCGTAAAACTGCACTACGTGACGCAGGGGAAGGGACCGTTGATGCTGATGCTTCACGGTTTCCCAGAGTGTTGGTATTCTTGGCGGCACCAAATCCCGGCGTTTGCTCAAGAGTATAAGGTGGTGGCCCTAGATCTGCGGGGCTACAACGAGAGTGAAAAGCCGGCAGATGTAAATGCTTACCGAATGCCTGAACTTATCAAAGATGTACGGGATGTGATTGAGGGTTTGGGCTACGACGACTGTATTTTGGTGGGTCACGACTGGGGTGGTTTTATTGCCTGGTGTTTTGCCTATGCCCATCCTGAAATGCTGCAGAAGCTGATCGTGATGAATTTGCCTCATCCGGCGAAGTTCGCAGAGGCGCTTCGCAATAACCCTAGACAAATGTTGCGAAGCTGGTATATCAGCTTTTTTCAGGTGCCGATGCTACCGGAGCTGATGTTGCGAGCGAATGATTATGATGCGATCGCATCTGCTTTTGCAGATCGAGCAACCAACAAAAATGCCTTTACGCCCGAAGATTTAGCAGTCTTTAAAGATGCCGCCGCCAGACGGGGAGCGCTAACGGCCATGATCAACTACTACCGCAGCAACACCCGCACCTTCACCTCGCAAGACTGGGATGTCCTTGAGGTTCCGACGCTTTTGCTTTGGGGCGAAGATGATTTTGCTTTGGGTAAAGAGCTAACCTACGGTACAGAGGCTTATGTGCGAGATCTACAGCTCCACTATCTCAGCCACTGCAGTCACTGGATTCAGCAAGAGCAGCCAGATCTTGTCAATCAATATATGCGCGGCTTTTTGATATCAGGGAATGGGTAA
- a CDS encoding COG1470 family protein, with protein MNVMTMPLKVMLNPPSSLEGFPGETVTLHVSLINQGAEGAVIDVYLDHMAQAWCPSPKQRVALDPQQGCEVSLPFELPIDALPGSYPYTVVVDAPDHYPEETPLHYPCQLEVRVKEQSVERLDQPTFAITPATSPEQPLLIQPGQHQTLSVQVNNRSRRVDRFRLNCLDLDPEWITIQYPCTDLSELGVLSDSDSLELNPGTQGTLSVEFHYPLDMPAGHYSPTLQILSDNAPEQVFLDLVYLEVKPALHLSVTLETLLGKVSHKPGQYRLKLMNQSNLIREVVVSASSRDETEMCNYTCEPSSVRLLMGETAAIDLEVQPKRKWQRPLLGRGLEVPFQIDLTDLDGLPLPEQVTKGLLIWKARPWWQLLLWILVGVGTLSGLGFFIWLAFFRPALPPVLTEFKPDSNRYVEGGRVRLNWSVSNVDQLEQLTVTSIKDQIVGKPQVYDFSEGVPTELSRFCQSRDDSRSAFGHRNLTCTNIDTGARLAGEYTFNLQIEAKSEKHSSQKELNVVVQPRPLPLVAGVSSSQSKVEKGQLLPLNWKLKNASQLSELQVFSQLKEGKPTLIKTYDFKQQIPPELTQKCKPPVNEELMCSNVRVGLPATPGDYTISLQTVSKSNQKQAPPSEPIPVEVKGKPPKISAFTLNGQSAETTPSVFLKVGQVVKLDWQAEGDDLTVNLEPFGNVSAKDSKILKATKELSQIVLSVSNKQGQVVKLAFLVQVDSPMERKSQFSPNAPQPAEKRLEPLW; from the coding sequence ATGAATGTGATGACGATGCCTCTCAAAGTGATGCTCAATCCTCCCTCCAGCTTAGAGGGATTCCCAGGGGAAACGGTGACGCTGCACGTCAGCCTCATCAATCAAGGAGCTGAGGGAGCAGTGATAGATGTTTACCTTGACCACATGGCTCAAGCCTGGTGTCCGTCGCCAAAGCAGCGAGTCGCCCTCGATCCTCAACAAGGATGCGAAGTCAGCCTCCCCTTTGAGTTGCCCATTGATGCGTTACCAGGCAGCTATCCATACACAGTGGTTGTGGATGCCCCTGATCACTATCCAGAAGAGACACCACTCCACTATCCGTGCCAGCTCGAAGTGCGGGTCAAAGAGCAGTCCGTTGAACGATTAGATCAACCCACCTTTGCGATCACTCCAGCCACTAGTCCAGAGCAGCCCCTCCTTATTCAGCCCGGTCAACACCAGACGTTATCAGTTCAGGTGAACAATCGATCTAGGCGAGTCGATCGTTTTCGCCTCAACTGTTTAGACCTCGATCCAGAGTGGATTACAATTCAATATCCCTGCACCGATCTCAGCGAACTAGGGGTACTGTCCGATAGCGATAGTTTAGAGCTGAACCCTGGCACCCAGGGCACCCTCAGCGTTGAGTTCCATTACCCCTTGGATATGCCTGCAGGCCACTACTCACCGACGCTACAGATTCTGTCTGATAATGCCCCGGAACAGGTGTTTTTAGATCTCGTGTATTTGGAGGTTAAACCCGCCCTTCATCTTAGTGTGACCCTCGAAACTCTGCTCGGCAAGGTTAGCCATAAACCCGGTCAGTATCGGCTCAAGCTGATGAATCAGAGCAATCTGATCCGGGAAGTAGTGGTGAGTGCCAGCAGTCGAGATGAAACAGAGATGTGCAACTACACTTGCGAGCCGTCTTCTGTTCGTTTGCTCATGGGTGAAACAGCGGCGATTGATCTGGAAGTGCAACCCAAACGGAAATGGCAACGTCCGCTTTTGGGTCGTGGGCTAGAGGTGCCGTTTCAAATTGATCTCACAGACCTTGACGGATTACCCCTTCCTGAGCAGGTCACGAAGGGACTTCTGATTTGGAAAGCCCGCCCCTGGTGGCAGTTGCTGTTGTGGATATTGGTGGGGGTCGGTACCTTATCGGGCCTTGGATTCTTTATTTGGCTGGCCTTCTTTAGACCTGCGTTGCCGCCTGTCTTGACTGAATTTAAGCCAGACAGTAATCGTTATGTGGAAGGTGGGCGGGTGCGCCTCAACTGGAGTGTCTCGAATGTAGACCAGCTTGAGCAGCTTACGGTTACTTCTATAAAGGATCAGATTGTCGGCAAGCCCCAGGTGTATGATTTCTCGGAAGGAGTGCCAACGGAGTTGAGTCGCTTTTGTCAGAGTCGCGATGACTCTCGGTCGGCCTTTGGCCATCGCAACCTAACCTGCACAAACATCGATACCGGCGCCCGACTCGCCGGGGAGTACACCTTTAATCTCCAGATTGAAGCGAAATCAGAAAAGCATAGTAGTCAGAAAGAACTGAACGTTGTGGTGCAGCCAAGGCCGCTCCCTCTAGTAGCGGGCGTTTCATCTAGCCAGTCCAAAGTTGAGAAAGGTCAGCTCCTACCCCTCAATTGGAAACTGAAAAATGCCAGTCAGCTTTCAGAGCTTCAAGTGTTTAGTCAGCTCAAGGAAGGAAAGCCCACGTTGATTAAAACCTATGACTTTAAGCAGCAGATACCACCTGAGCTAACCCAAAAGTGCAAACCGCCAGTAAATGAGGAGCTGATGTGCTCAAATGTAAGAGTTGGGCTACCGGCAACCCCTGGTGACTATACGATTAGTCTGCAAACGGTTTCTAAGAGTAATCAAAAACAGGCACCACCCTCCGAACCAATCCCGGTTGAAGTGAAGGGCAAGCCACCTAAAATCTCTGCTTTTACGCTCAATGGTCAAAGTGCAGAGACAACCCCTTCAGTCTTCTTGAAAGTCGGACAAGTCGTAAAACTTGATTGGCAGGCAGAAGGTGATGATCTCACTGTCAATCTCGAACCATTTGGAAATGTTTCAGCTAAAGACTCGAAGATCTTAAAAGCCACGAAGGAACTTTCTCAAATTGTTCTCTCGGTATCAAATAAACAAGGTCAGGTGGTCAAACTAGCCTTCTTAGTCCAAGTCGATTCACCGATGGAGAGAAAATCACAATTTTCTCCAAATGCACCACAGCCTGCAGAAAAAAGACTTGAGCCATTATGGTAA